A segment of the Desulfuromonas acetoxidans DSM 684 genome:
TCCCGACTCAGTGAAGAAACGTTTCAACGGATTTATGAAAAAATAACCCAGCGATGGATTGAGTTACCTCAAAACGGATAATTACAGCAGAAAACAGGTGATGTTATGACGATGAGAATTGATGGCGACAAAGGGTTGATCCCGCAAAATTCGGTGAAAAAAACCCAACAGCAGCAGGGAGCCAAAGACGCGGAGAAAGGTGCGGCCAGTGACAAGGTGAGCTTCTCCTCTGTCTTGCAACAGGCAGGGCAGACCCAGGAAACCGCAGCTCCGTTGAAAGCGCAGCCTCTCGAAGGGCTGAATGCACCGCTTCTCAATGCCCCGGCGTATGTCCAGGATGTCAATGAAACCCAGGAAACAGCACGGGCAGCTAAAGTTGAAGAGCTCAAAGCTCAGATTGCGGATGGTTCCTACCAGCCGGATTTGAAAAAAGTGGCCGGAAGTCTGCTTAAGTTTATTGCTGAAGGACGTCAGGTATGACACGCACGATTCACGAACAGCTGCAAGCCTTACACGATGTGATCATCGAAGAGCGTGAGTGCGCCAAAGCTTTGGATGTCGTCGCTCTGCAGGCCGTAACGCAACGTAAAGATGCGTTACTTGCGCAGCTCGAACTTGAAGGGGACTTGTCCCCGGAAGATCGCCAGTTGGCTGACACGATCCGTTTTGAAAATCGTCGCAATGCCTATCTGCTGTGGTCCGCGCTCAACTGGATTCGTGAATCGATGGAGTTTTTTGGACGCAAAACGGTACCCGATGCCTATACCCCGGCCGGTGGCATGGTGAGTAAAGGGATGGGGGGCCGACTTCTGTCCGGGAGGGTGTAATGGGTTTAGCTGCTGCACTCAATACAGGAAAAACCAGCCTTTTTGCCAGTCAGAAATCCATCGAGGTTGCAGGCAATAATATTGCCAACGTCAACACCGAGGGGTATTCACGGCAAAACGTTGTTCTTGGCGATATCCCGTCGCTTGAGTTTGGCGGTTTTTTTGTCGGAACCGGTGTTCGGGTTAACAATATCGAACGTGAGTACGATGTTTTTATCAACCAACAGTTACTGGATAAAAGCCAGGAACTCGGTACCGAGGATGCCAAATCAACTCCGCTGGCTGAGTTAGAGCGCGTCTTTAGTGTTGGTGACGAGAATCTGGCGACGGAGATCGACCGCTTCTTTGATGCCTGGCAGGAGCTGTCCACGAATCCCAGTGGTGAAGTTGAGCGCGACATCGTTATTCAGCGTGGTGAACTGTTAGCGTCATCGTTCAACAGCCTTGCTCGCGATCTCGATAACGTACGCAGCAATATCAACGATACCGTGGCGTCTGAAATCGATGATGTCAATCTTAAGTTGAATCAGATCGCTGAACTTAATACTCAAATTCAAAATATCGAAGCCAACGGCAAATCAGCCAACTCGTTTCGCGATCAGCGTGACCTGTTGTTACAGGAGCTGACCTACACGTTAGGCGTGCAGTCTTACGAGGAGCCGAACGGCGCCATCAATATCCAATTGCCCGGTGGTTTGCCTTTGGTTCAGAACGGTACGGCGCTTCAGCTTGAAGCTACCCCCAGAGGTGAAGACCTGACCCTGACGCTGAATATTGGCGAGAGTTCCTTTGAAGTCAAAGGCGACAATCTGGGTGGCAAGTTTAATGGCTTGTTTGAATTGCGCGATGAATTTATCCCCGAGCTGAAGCAAAATCTCGACCTGACGGCCTATGAAATGGTGCAAACGGTCAACAGTCTTCATGCTCAGGGGGTCGGGCTCGACGGTTCGACGGGCGTGGCATTCTTTAATAATCCCGGGAACCATACGACCCAGAGTTATGTCGATCCAGACCAGGCCACAGCCTTTTCGGCGGGTGATCTTTCGATCGAAGTGGATGGCGTTGCCAATACCGTGGCGTTTGCCGGTGGTTCATTGAACGATTTGGCGGACACCATCAACACCGCCGCTCTCGGCGTGACGGCAACCGTCAATGAACAGGATGACGGCACCTTTGTCATGGTGTTGAGACCGGACAACGCCGGTGACAGCGTCCAACTCGATACGTCGGCGGTGGGGGGCAGCTATGAAGCCCCGGAGTTCAGTATGCCGAATATCAGTGACCTGATTGCTGTGTCCATTCGCGATACCAGTAAGGTAGCGGCCGGTAACAGCAGTGCCCCCGGCGATAACACCAATGCCCTGGCCATTTCCGCCCTTAAAGACGAAGACACCATTAACGGTGAAGATACCTTTGTCAGCTTTTACGGCAAAATGGCTGCCAGTGTCGGTATTGAAGCCGGACAGAACCGTTTGGCGCAAAGTGGTGCTGAGGATTCTCTGACCCAATTGAAAAATCTTCGTGATGGTTCCGTTGGGGTCTCTATTGAAGAAGAGATGATCAGCCTGATTAAGTTCCAGCGCGGCTTTGAAGCGTCAGCCAAGTTGCTGTCGACGGTCGACGAATTGATGGTGACGGTAATCAACATCAAGAATTAATACGGCGAAATTGCAGGGGCTGTCCGTGAACGTTGGAGAGCTTGTGCCGGGATCAGCCTCCTGGCCGTAGTCGGTAGAGGGTAACGTTATGAAATCAACACAGGCAACAACCTTTCGCACGCTAAATTCAGAGCTGAACAGTATCAATAATCAGCTTGAAAATCTGCGCACTCAGGAAGCGACCGGCAAAAAACTCAACCGCCCGTCCGATGATCCGGCTGCGATCCGCCCCGTGTTGTCGGCTCGGACCCAGATTCGTGCTTCCGAGCGTTTCATCAGTTCCATGGAAACCTCACTTGACCGTCTCGACAACCTCGACAGCTATCTGGATCAGGCGGAGAATCTTCTGGTCAATGCCAAGGAAACGACCATCAACGCCATCAATGCGTCGATGAGCGATGCCGACATGGAAACGCTGGCTGACTCAATCAACTATGTAAAAACATCACTGATGAGTGTCGCCAACGCCCAAGTGGGTGGGCAGTATATTTTTGCCGGCTATCTCGAAGACACGCCGCCTTTCACCGAGGAAAATGGTGTGGTGGTCTATAATGGGGATTCCAACATCAAAAAGTTGGAAACCGCTCCCGGTGAATATGTGGAGACCAGCCTGGACGGAGCCAGCCTGTTCATGGGCTTGACCGATCTGGATGGCGACGGTGTCCTGGAACAGACCGGAACCAATCTTTTTGCTCAGTTGACCGATCTTGAACGCGCCATTCGCGGTGAGGCCGGTCAAGTCTACAACGGCGCGACTGCGCTGCCCACTGCCGATATCGGTTATCTCGATGCGGCCAACGGTGACTTCACCCCCATCGCTCTCGACGGCGGCGACCCGGCCAGCCCGGTGTTAGACGCTTCAGGAAATGCGGTTCCATTAACGTTTGGTGGCGAACCCATTGCCCTGCAGCCTCTGATGGGAGTGGATGGTGAGCCTCTGAGTATTGCCGATTACAATGCGCAGTTTCCTCCCGGAGTAACCACGGATAGCAGCGGTGCCGCGCTATCGGCCACTGCTTTGGAACAGCCGATGTATGTGTATAACGACGGCACGACCCCGGTGGATTTTGATGCTGCGGGCCAGCCGGTCCTGCTTTACGACGTCGGTGTCGGCGTTGCGGTTTCCGGTTTGACGGCCGGGAGCTATACCACCCTGAACGGTACGGCCATGAGCGGACCGACCACGGGTGGTGGCGACCTGACCATCGGTGACGGCACAACTCAGATTGATGTCGCCGCGTCGAACAGCGCCATTGATCTGGCAACCAATCTTGAAACCGCCGCAACCGCGGCTGGCTTGACCGTCACGGCCACCGCCGCCGACAGCACCAGTGGAAGCGACTTGTTTGCCTGGACTGATGTAACGGCTACGGATCCTCCCTATTCATTGACCGTTGAAGGCATCAGTCTGTTCGCGGCCGATGCCGACGGGGTTACTGCCGCTGATGTTGATGCCGCTGTTGCCGCCAATGCCGCTGCTTTTGCTGCGGCCGGTGTGACCGTTAGCGGTTCCGCTACCGGTGGTGACCTCGCTTTCTCACGTGTTGACGGGGATAATCTGGACATCGTCCAGGATGCCGGCGGAGCCGCCGTTGGTTTTACCGATATCAGCAATGACGGCTCCGGCGACACCTATTACGGGGAAGTCACCATCACCAGCGGCGCTGATTTCACCATTGGTGGTGCCAATCCCTCGGTTTCACTGTTGCCCGACGGTGCCCCGTTGCAGCTGCGTGAAGTTCCGGACCTCCAGGATCTTCTGGCGCGTCTTGAGACCTCCGCCGACGGCGTGCGTAGCTCGCGCAGTTTGATGGGCAACAACGCCGCACGGATTGAAACCTCCAAGGATCATATGGAAGGGGTGCTGATAGACCTGCAGCAGATTCTTTCGCGCTATGAAGATGTGGATCTGATCGATGTGATCACCGAGATCACCCAGACCGAGACCGCTCTTGAAGCTGCACTCAGTGTGACTGGAAGGGTCGGGCAATTATCTATCCTTAATTATTTGTAGTTTGGATTGAATTTTTGAAAGGCTTGCTATGCTGGTATTAACCAGAAAAGTCGGTGAAGGAATTGTCATCGGCGATGACATAAAATTGCAGATTGTCGAAATCAAAGGCGGAACCATCCGTCTGGGTATTGAGGCACCGCGCAACAAAAAAATATATCGTCAGGAAGTGTACGACAAGATTCTGGAGCAGAATCGTGCCGCAACAAGTTGGACATTGGACGACCTGGACACATTGGCAACAGGCTACCGTCCGACAAAGGAGGAAAAATGAACAAGATAAACAGTCGTTTTGGTGAGATTGAGTACGATCCGGCTTCTGTATTGACGTTTCCTGAAGGACTGATCGGTTTCGAATCCCTGCGTGACTTTGTCGTCATGCCCAATGAAAAGGAAGGTCCGCTGTTCTGGATTCAAAGTATTGAAGATCCTGATATCGCTTTGGTACTCACCGATCCGACCAACTTTTTCCTGACCTATAAAGTTGTTCCCGAAACGAACGAGTGTGAAAAGCTCGGTATTGACGAGGGTGACAACTGCTATGCATTGGTTGTGGTTACGGTACCGCCCGATAGAAAAATTACCCTCAACCTCGCGGCTCCAATCCTGTTTGCCCCGCAGACCAACCGGGCGATTCAGGTGATCCTTGAGAAGAGCGGCTATGACATTCAGACCCCGCTGCCGGTTGTTGAGGCTGTTGAAAAGAAACAGGACGAAGCGCAAAAAGAAAGTGCTCACGGCTAAGACGGGCTTCGCGCTTTTCCGCGAGTTTTAAAAATAACAATTTATACGGAGTATTGTTATGTCACTGACAATAAATACTAATGTTGCGTCTCTGAACGCCCAACGTAATCTCGGTAAATCTCAAACGGACCTTAATCAGTCCATGCAGCGCCTGTCTTCGGGGCTGCGGATCAACAGTGCGAAGGATGATGCCGCCGGTCTGGCCATCTCCGACCGTATGACTGCTCAAATTACCGGTCTCAATCAGGCAGCACGCAATGCCAATGATGGTATCTCTCTGGCGCAAACCGCTGAAGGGGCGCTGCAGGAGAGCACCAATATTCTCCAGCGTATTCGTGAGCTGGGTGTTCAGTCTGCCAACGATACCAACAGTGCAACGGACCGTGAGTCTTTGCAGGCGGAGGTTGATCAGTTGATTGCTGAACTCGACCGCATTGCCGACACCACTCAGTTCAACGGTAAGAACCTGCTTGACGGTAGCATGACCGATGCCACCTTCCAGGTCGGCCCTAACGCCGGTGTCAATCAGACCATATCCTTCAGTATCGCCAGTGCTGAAACCGATACGCTCGGTTATGTCGGTAGCTTCGTCGAAGCTCCCAACGGTGATCCTGTTGCTGGAACCAGCGTTTCCACAACTGCTCTTGCCGAAGGCGATATCATTGTCAACGATCAGGCTATTGGAGCTACCGACGGCACTGCAACCAGCCTGGGTGATGCGATCAATACCGCTGCCGGTGAAGATATTGCCACTGTGGTCAACTCACTAACTTTTGGCTTTGAAGATGTTACCCTGGAAGTGACACCTGGTGATCAGGAAGTCAATACCGTCACCTTTGGTGCATTGGCCAATACCGGTGTTGGTGATGCCACGGCCATTGTCAACGGTGTGACTGCTACCGGTGATGGTACAGGCAACGCGATCACTGCAGATGAACTTGCTGCTGGCTTCGCGGCCTATATTGCTGATCCTGTCGCCAATCCGACGGTTACCGGCGCCAGTGGTGGTGTGGTGACATTCGGTGGGAGTAATGACGATTCCCTGTTCACTGCCGCAGCCGGTGCGACCGGCGCAGATCTGGTTTATACCTCTGCTGCAACCAGCGGTGATGTTGCCAATATCTCTGTTTCAGGCGATGTGGCTCCGGGTGTGACAGAAACCACACCCGGTACCGATGATGCCGTAACCGGCACCTATGTTCTGACTGTCGATGGTGCAGACATTGGCGTGGCCGATGGCGGTGACGGCGTGATCAATGCGCAGGATGTTGTTGATGCACTCACCACCGCAGGTTATACCGCGTCTGTTGACGCTGATAACAACATCACGCTGGCCAACAGTGATGGCGCTGACATCACCCTGCAGGAAGACCTCGGTGGTACGAATACAGGTGTCGGTTTTGCTGACACCGCAGCCACCGCAGGTGCGCCGGTGACTCATGGCGGCCAGATCTCACTCGATAGCAATGCCGATATCACCCTCGAAGAGGGCACGGCTGGTGCGTTGGCTCTGGCCGGTCTGGATGAGGTTGGTAACCCGACAACCACCATTGATCAGGTGGATATTTCGACACAAGAAGGGGCCACCATGGCCATCAGCTCCGTTGACGCGGCTCTGATGCAGATTGATACCATCCGTGGTGACCTTGGTGCGGTGCAAAACCGTTTCGAATCAACGATTGCCAACCTGCAGAACGTTTCCGAGAACCTCTCGGCAGCACGGTCACGGATACTCGATGCGGATATCGCTGAAGAGACATCCAATATGACCAAGCAGAATATTCTGCAACAAGCAGGTGTTTCGATTCTGGCCCAAGCGAATCAGGCACCGCAGCTGGCCTTGAGTTTGCTCCAAGGTTAATCAACGCATACCATGCCCCGCAATGAGGTTTTTTTCTCTCATTGCGGGGCTTTTTTATGCACTGATTTAAGAAAATTAAAATTTTTCTCTAGATGAAAGTATTTTTTTTGTATACTTTTGTTTGTAGAGTGTAAAAAAAGTATCGTACTAAAAGGGACTTGGCGGAAAGCGAGGTGAGGTTAGACATCGATCAACCCTTGGTCATTTATCTGTGGTTTTAAAGCCACATCACTAATTTCAGGGCACGGAAGCCCGTTATTACCAACTCATGGAGGATTTTATGGCATTGACGATCAATACCAATGTCGCGTCTTTGAACGCCCAGCGTAATCTGGGCCGATCCCAAACGGATCTGAACCAGTCCATGCAACGGCTGTCTTCAGGACTCCGTATCAACAGTGCTAAAGATGATGCTGCCGGTTTGGCCATCTCCGACCGCATGACGGCTCAGATCACCGGTCTGAACCAGGCGACACGGAATGCCAACGATGGTATATCTCTTTCCCAAACTGCCGAAGGTGCCCTGCAGGAAAGCACCAATATTCTTCAGCGCATTCGTGAGCTGGGTGTCCAGTCTGCCAATGACACCAATAGTGCATCCGATCGTGAATCTTTGCAGGCTGAGGTTGATCAGCTGATCGAAGAGCTGGATCGTATTGCCGACACCACTCAATTTAACGGTAAAAATCTGCTTGATGGCACCATGAATGATGCCACCTTCCAAGTTGGCGCCAATGCTGGTGTCAGCCAAACCATCTCTTTCAGTATTGCCAGCGCTGAAACCAGTCAGCTCAGCTATGTCGGTGCGACCATTGAAGCACCGAACGGTGATGCTGTTGTCGGCGGAGAAATGGATGGTTCCGCTCTGGCTGCAGGTGATCTGGTTGTTAACGGCACGGATGTTGGTGCGACAGATGGAACAAATACCAGTCTGGCTGCGGCCATCAACACTGCTGCGGGAGTAGATATTGCCGAAGCGGTCAACGTTCAAAGTTTTGACTTCTCCGCCGTTTCACTGGCGAATTCAACGACCAATGTGACTGCGACTGAAGCGACCCCCGGAGCTGCGGCTATCCCGGCCCAGGCAGAATCTCAAACCATCGATTTGACCGCAACGACTCTTGCTGATGGCGATACCATGACCTTCACGGTCGATGGTTCCGATTTTACCTTTACCAACAGTTCAGGTGGTTCTCTGACGGGTGCTGCTTTGGCCGATGAAATCGTCAATGGCACCAGTGGCTCGACGGCTTTGTCTGTGACCAACTATACTGTTGCTGATGAAGGTGCCGGAGTTGTATCCATTACGCAAACTGCTGGAAATGAA
Coding sequences within it:
- the flgK gene encoding flagellar hook-associated protein FlgK, which produces MGLAAALNTGKTSLFASQKSIEVAGNNIANVNTEGYSRQNVVLGDIPSLEFGGFFVGTGVRVNNIEREYDVFINQQLLDKSQELGTEDAKSTPLAELERVFSVGDENLATEIDRFFDAWQELSTNPSGEVERDIVIQRGELLASSFNSLARDLDNVRSNINDTVASEIDDVNLKLNQIAELNTQIQNIEANGKSANSFRDQRDLLLQELTYTLGVQSYEEPNGAINIQLPGGLPLVQNGTALQLEATPRGEDLTLTLNIGESSFEVKGDNLGGKFNGLFELRDEFIPELKQNLDLTAYEMVQTVNSLHAQGVGLDGSTGVAFFNNPGNHTTQSYVDPDQATAFSAGDLSIEVDGVANTVAFAGGSLNDLADTINTAALGVTATVNEQDDGTFVMVLRPDNAGDSVQLDTSAVGGSYEAPEFSMPNISDLIAVSIRDTSKVAAGNSSAPGDNTNALAISALKDEDTINGEDTFVSFYGKMAASVGIEAGQNRLAQSGAEDSLTQLKNLRDGSVGVSIEEEMISLIKFQRGFEASAKLLSTVDELMVTVINIKN
- a CDS encoding flagellar protein FlgN, encoding MTRTIHEQLQALHDVIIEERECAKALDVVALQAVTQRKDALLAQLELEGDLSPEDRQLADTIRFENRRNAYLLWSALNWIRESMEFFGRKTVPDAYTPAGGMVSKGMGGRLLSGRV
- a CDS encoding flagellar assembly protein FliW; translation: MNKINSRFGEIEYDPASVLTFPEGLIGFESLRDFVVMPNEKEGPLFWIQSIEDPDIALVLTDPTNFFLTYKVVPETNECEKLGIDEGDNCYALVVVTVPPDRKITLNLAAPILFAPQTNRAIQVILEKSGYDIQTPLPVVEAVEKKQDEAQKESAHG
- a CDS encoding flagellin; translated protein: MTDATFQVGPNAGVNQTISFSIASAETDTLGYVGSFVEAPNGDPVAGTSVSTTALAEGDIIVNDQAIGATDGTATSLGDAINTAAGEDIATVVNSLTFGFEDVTLEVTPGDQEVNTVTFGALANTGVGDATAIVNGVTATGDGTGNAITADELAAGFAAYIADPVANPTVTGASGGVVTFGGSNDDSLFTAAAGATGADLVYTSAATSGDVANISVSGDVAPGVTETTPGTDDAVTGTYVLTVDGADIGVADGGDGVINAQDVVDALTTAGYTASVDADNNITLANSDGADITLQEDLGGTNTGVGFADTAATAGAPVTHGGQISLDSNADITLEEGTAGALALAGLDEVGNPTTTIDQVDISTQEGATMAISSVDAALMQIDTIRGDLGAVQNRFESTIANLQNVSENLSAARSRILDADIAEETSNMTKQNILQQAGVSILAQANQAPQLALSLLQG
- the csrA gene encoding carbon storage regulator CsrA; this translates as MLVLTRKVGEGIVIGDDIKLQIVEIKGGTIRLGIEAPRNKKIYRQEVYDKILEQNRAATSWTLDDLDTLATGYRPTKEEK
- the flgL gene encoding flagellar hook-associated protein FlgL, with translation MKSTQATTFRTLNSELNSINNQLENLRTQEATGKKLNRPSDDPAAIRPVLSARTQIRASERFISSMETSLDRLDNLDSYLDQAENLLVNAKETTINAINASMSDADMETLADSINYVKTSLMSVANAQVGGQYIFAGYLEDTPPFTEENGVVVYNGDSNIKKLETAPGEYVETSLDGASLFMGLTDLDGDGVLEQTGTNLFAQLTDLERAIRGEAGQVYNGATALPTADIGYLDAANGDFTPIALDGGDPASPVLDASGNAVPLTFGGEPIALQPLMGVDGEPLSIADYNAQFPPGVTTDSSGAALSATALEQPMYVYNDGTTPVDFDAAGQPVLLYDVGVGVAVSGLTAGSYTTLNGTAMSGPTTGGGDLTIGDGTTQIDVAASNSAIDLATNLETAATAAGLTVTATAADSTSGSDLFAWTDVTATDPPYSLTVEGISLFAADADGVTAADVDAAVAANAAAFAAAGVTVSGSATGGDLAFSRVDGDNLDIVQDAGGAAVGFTDISNDGSGDTYYGEVTITSGADFTIGGANPSVSLLPDGAPLQLREVPDLQDLLARLETSADGVRSSRSLMGNNAARIETSKDHMEGVLIDLQQILSRYEDVDLIDVITEITQTETALEAALSVTGRVGQLSILNYL
- the flgM gene encoding flagellar biosynthesis anti-sigma factor FlgM, which produces MTMRIDGDKGLIPQNSVKKTQQQQGAKDAEKGAASDKVSFSSVLQQAGQTQETAAPLKAQPLEGLNAPLLNAPAYVQDVNETQETARAAKVEELKAQIADGSYQPDLKKVAGSLLKFIAEGRQV